One region of Methanomassiliicoccus luminyensis B10 genomic DNA includes:
- a CDS encoding SDR family oxidoreductase — protein MDKPMAGKTVLLTGATSGIGRAAAVELAGMGAHMVLVGRDQGRLGTVVGGIESRGGTADTLVADLTSMEEVRGLASRFLDRYDRLDVLVNNAGLVIGKRELTADGYEHTFALDHLAPFLLTDLLMGRLKASAPSRVVTVSSVAHVFGRIHFDDIMLERGYDPLRAYSQAKLANIMFTYELSRRLEGTGVTANCLHPGIVRTNFAKGVGGWFGAVMLLLRPIMIGPEEGARTTVYLASSPEVEGATGGYYVRRKKARSSRRSYDQEDQKRLWELSAELAGTSSR, from the coding sequence ATGGATAAGCCGATGGCGGGAAAGACGGTGCTGCTGACCGGGGCTACCTCGGGGATCGGCAGGGCCGCGGCCGTGGAGCTGGCCGGCATGGGGGCTCACATGGTCCTGGTAGGCCGGGACCAGGGCAGGCTGGGCACGGTAGTGGGCGGGATAGAATCCCGGGGCGGCACCGCCGACACGCTGGTGGCCGATCTCACCTCCATGGAGGAGGTGAGGGGCCTGGCCTCGCGCTTCCTGGACCGGTACGACCGGTTGGACGTACTGGTCAACAACGCCGGACTGGTCATCGGGAAACGGGAGCTGACCGCCGATGGGTATGAGCATACCTTCGCCCTGGACCACCTGGCCCCGTTCCTGCTGACCGACCTTCTTATGGGCCGGCTGAAGGCCAGCGCTCCCTCCAGAGTGGTGACGGTGAGCTCGGTCGCTCACGTGTTCGGGCGGATCCACTTCGACGACATCATGCTGGAGCGGGGGTACGATCCCCTGAGGGCCTATTCCCAGGCCAAGTTGGCCAACATCATGTTCACTTACGAGCTCTCGCGCCGCCTGGAGGGGACGGGGGTCACCGCGAACTGCCTCCATCCCGGCATAGTCAGGACCAACTTCGCCAAGGGTGTGGGCGGCTGGTTCGGCGCGGTCATGCTCCTCCTCCGCCCCATCATGATCGGCCCGGAGGAGGGGGCGAGGACGACGGTATACCTGGCCTCGTCACCGGAGGTGGAAGGCGCCACCGGCGGGTATTATGTGCGGCGGAAGAAGGCCCGGTCCTCCCGGCGGTCCTATGATCAGGAGGACCAGAAGCGGCTGTGGGAACTGAGCGCCGAGCTCGCCGGGACAAGCTCCCGCTGA
- the ribA gene encoding GTP cyclohydrolase II, with protein MGSNPKGHAMRAAEGPDPSFRRIQGETGAITHEVDVRLPTDAGTFRLHLYLDEEGKEQLALVMGDVAGKEKVLTRVHSECLTGDLLGSLRCDCQSQFRQSIEMIAEEGEGVLIYLRQEGRGIGLRSKLRSYNLQDQGYDTIDANEALGYEPDSREYGAAALILKDLGVRSIRLLTNNPDKSEAFDRYGIGVAERLAINPRVTKDNWRYLETKAERFHHRIDLRDNPHHSPEVDRIMRFAKKAMLREGAPSPFITVFLCQTLDGRPVPLEELSSEEMAGEAAAIRDRLRSMHQAYLVDASSIAPSRLAGPGRLIVHDPGLSLFSSPRCPHPLPAGAIVVAEEGTECRLKYDAEMAGAEVALLPPGSGLGGFLGLCRDRGIASVLSEGWPSFRGASPDGSSLGMAIGIMDPRFSGVAEAPVPAPLRFAEMYYAEIDSSWVWYGAPERGRGLGP; from the coding sequence ATGGGCAGCAATCCCAAGGGGCATGCGATGAGGGCGGCGGAAGGGCCGGACCCCTCGTTCAGGAGGATACAGGGGGAGACGGGGGCCATAACCCACGAGGTGGACGTGCGCCTCCCCACCGACGCGGGCACGTTCCGACTGCACCTCTATCTCGATGAGGAGGGGAAGGAGCAGCTCGCCCTGGTCATGGGCGATGTGGCCGGAAAAGAAAAGGTCCTCACCAGGGTCCACTCGGAATGCCTGACCGGCGATCTCCTCGGATCCCTCCGCTGCGACTGCCAGTCCCAGTTCAGGCAGTCCATCGAGATGATCGCCGAGGAGGGCGAGGGCGTGCTCATCTACCTGCGGCAGGAAGGCCGGGGCATCGGCCTGAGGTCCAAGCTGAGGTCCTACAACCTCCAGGACCAGGGATACGACACCATAGATGCCAACGAGGCCCTGGGGTATGAGCCGGACAGCCGCGAGTACGGCGCCGCCGCTCTCATCCTGAAGGACCTGGGGGTGAGGTCGATACGCCTGCTCACCAACAATCCCGACAAGTCAGAGGCGTTCGACCGGTACGGGATCGGGGTGGCGGAGCGGCTGGCCATCAACCCGAGGGTCACCAAGGACAACTGGAGGTATCTGGAGACCAAGGCCGAGAGGTTCCACCATCGCATCGACCTGAGGGACAACCCGCACCATTCCCCGGAGGTGGACCGCATCATGAGGTTCGCCAAGAAGGCCATGCTGCGCGAGGGAGCCCCTTCCCCGTTCATCACGGTGTTCCTGTGCCAGACCCTCGACGGGCGCCCGGTGCCCCTGGAGGAGCTAAGCTCGGAGGAGATGGCGGGGGAGGCCGCCGCCATCAGGGACCGTTTGCGGTCCATGCACCAGGCGTACCTGGTGGACGCGAGTTCGATAGCCCCCTCGCGCCTGGCGGGCCCCGGGCGGCTCATAGTCCACGATCCCGGTCTCTCCCTCTTCTCCTCGCCCCGCTGCCCGCACCCGCTCCCCGCCGGCGCCATCGTGGTGGCCGAGGAGGGCACGGAATGCAGGTTGAAGTACGATGCCGAGATGGCCGGCGCGGAGGTAGCGCTCCTGCCCCCCGGAAGCGGCCTGGGTGGCTTCCTGGGGCTGTGCCGGGACCGCGGCATCGCCTCGGTCCTGTCGGAGGGATGGCCCTCCTTCAGGGGCGCATCTCCTGACGGAAGCTCTCTGGGAATGGCCATTGGAATAATGGACCCCCGCTTTTCCGGAGTGGCGGAGGCTCCGGTCCCCGCCCCCCTCCGCTTCGCGGAGATGTACTATGCGGAGATAGATTCGTCATGGGTATGGTACGGGGCCCCCGAGAGGGGAAGAGGTCTTGGGCCCTGA